A genomic region of Chryseobacterium sp. KACC 21268 contains the following coding sequences:
- the hflX gene encoding GTPase HflX, translating into MIENKEHQYEKAVLVGLITQNQSEDKLIEYMDELEFLAFTAGATVDKRFTQRLTQPDSKTFVGKGKMEEIRDYIKEQKIGTVIFDDELSPSQLKNLEREMEVKVLDRTNLILDIFAQRAQTSYARTQVELAQYQYLLPRLSRMWSHLDKQKGGIGMRGPGETEIETDRRIIRDRITLLKDKLKVIDKQMGTQRNNRGKMVRTALVGYTNVGKSTLMNALSKSDVFAENKLFATLDTTVRKVVIGNLPFLLTDTVGFIRKLPTQLVESFKSTLDEVREADLLIHVVDISHESFEDHINSVNEILQEIDAHQKPMIMVFNKIDDFSYEKKDEDDLMPGSHKNISLEEWKKTWMAKSKFPTVFISALTKENFPEMKKMIYDEVHRIHISRFPYNDLLFEYFEDEEEVNE; encoded by the coding sequence ATGATAGAAAATAAAGAACATCAGTATGAAAAAGCGGTTTTGGTTGGTCTAATAACCCAAAATCAAAGCGAAGATAAACTGATAGAATATATGGACGAACTGGAGTTTCTGGCTTTCACAGCTGGCGCTACTGTTGATAAACGTTTTACCCAAAGACTTACTCAGCCAGATTCTAAAACCTTCGTTGGTAAGGGGAAAATGGAGGAAATCCGTGATTATATAAAAGAGCAGAAAATCGGAACAGTCATTTTTGATGATGAATTGTCGCCGTCTCAATTGAAGAATCTGGAGCGCGAGATGGAAGTCAAAGTTCTCGATAGAACCAATTTGATTCTCGATATTTTTGCCCAAAGAGCTCAAACTTCTTACGCAAGAACGCAGGTGGAACTAGCTCAATATCAATATCTTTTGCCAAGATTGAGCAGGATGTGGTCTCACTTAGATAAACAAAAAGGGGGAATCGGGATGCGTGGACCTGGAGAAACGGAAATCGAAACCGATAGAAGGATTATCCGTGACCGAATCACCTTGTTGAAAGACAAATTGAAGGTCATCGACAAACAAATGGGAACGCAACGTAACAACCGTGGAAAAATGGTTCGTACAGCGCTCGTTGGTTACACGAATGTTGGGAAATCTACCTTAATGAACGCCTTGTCAAAATCCGATGTTTTCGCTGAAAATAAATTGTTTGCAACGCTTGACACAACGGTTCGTAAAGTTGTGATTGGAAATTTGCCTTTCCTTTTGACGGACACGGTTGGATTCATAAGAAAGTTGCCGACTCAGTTGGTAGAAAGTTTCAAATCGACTTTGGATGAGGTTCGTGAAGCGGATTTGCTGATTCACGTTGTTGATATTTCCCACGAGAGTTTCGAAGACCACATTAATTCAGTGAACGAAATTCTTCAGGAAATCGATGCGCATCAGAAACCGATGATTATGGTTTTCAACAAAATCGATGATTTCAGTTATGAGAAAAAGGACGAAGATGATTTGATGCCTGGTTCTCACAAAAATATTTCTCTGGAAGAATGGAAAAAAACGTGGATGGCAAAATCCAAATTCCCAACCGTTTTCATTTCAGCTTTGACGAAGGAAAATTTCCCGGAGATGAAAAAAATGATTTACGATGAGGTCCACAGGATTCACATTTCCCGTTTCCCTTACAACGATTTGCTGTTCGAATATTTTGAGGACGAAGAAGAAGTCAATGAATAG
- a CDS encoding DUF4919 domain-containing protein gives MNRIFLFFFLMMATFGFSQKSKINLDNIKKEIADKESDFYYEKMLFKYKALPKSIDSIEAKHLYYGRAFLEKTVSTSDDEFKKLLKDFNKKNYPETIAKTRDLLAKDPTNLDLLMIMLQCYDKLQDVKNFSYYLSQFKLLTSAILDSGDGKSEDSAYVVNSVGDEYILINVIQIPRQASRSSKPATGGMFDIWENNNTKTYIKVIYNDLMESKFR, from the coding sequence ATGAATAGAATCTTTTTATTTTTCTTTTTGATGATGGCGACTTTTGGGTTTTCTCAGAAGTCAAAAATCAATTTGGATAATATCAAGAAAGAGATTGCGGACAAAGAATCCGATTTTTACTACGAGAAGATGCTTTTCAAATACAAAGCCTTGCCCAAATCCATAGACAGCATTGAAGCTAAGCATTTGTACTACGGCAGGGCTTTCTTAGAAAAAACTGTTTCTACAAGCGATGACGAATTCAAAAAATTATTGAAGGATTTTAACAAAAAGAATTATCCGGAAACCATCGCAAAGACCAGAGATTTGCTTGCAAAAGACCCGACCAATCTGGATTTGCTGATGATAATGCTGCAATGTTATGATAAACTGCAGGATGTGAAAAACTTCAGTTACTATCTCAGTCAGTTCAAATTGCTGACGAGCGCCATCTTAGATTCTGGCGATGGAAAGTCGGAAGATTCCGCATACGTTGTCAACTCTGTCGGCGACGAATATATTTTAATCAATGTCATCCAGATTCCTAGACAAGCCTCCAGGTCGTCCAAACCTGCAACTGGCGGAATGTTTGACATTTGGGAAAACAACAATACAAAAACCTACATCAAAGTCATTTATAACGACTTAATGGAGTCTAAATTTAGATAA